From Brassica oleracea var. oleracea cultivar TO1000 chromosome C3, BOL, whole genome shotgun sequence, a single genomic window includes:
- the LOC106332296 gene encoding PHD finger-like domain-containing protein 5B encodes MAKHHPDLIMCRKQPGIAIGRLCEKCDGKCVVCDSYVRPCTLVRICDECNYGSFQGRCTICGGVGISDAYYCKECTQQEKDRDGCPKIVNLGSAKTDLFYERKKYGFKKR; translated from the coding sequence ATGGCAAAGCATCACCCTGATCTGATCATGTGCCGGAAACAACCCGGCATTGCCATCGGACGACTGTGTGAGAAATGCGACGGGAAATGCGTGGTTTGTGATTCTTACGTGCGTCCCTGCACTCTGGTGCGTATTTGCGACGAATGCAACTACGGGTCGTTCCAAGGCCGGTGTACTATATGCGGAGGGGTTGGGATCTCGGATGCTTACTACTGCAAAGAGTGTACGCAGCAGGAGAAAGACAGAGATGGTTGTCCCAAGATTGTCAACCTTGGGAGTGCTAAGACGGATCTCTTCTATGAACGTAAGAAGTATGGATTCAAGAAACGATGA